A genomic segment from Chitinophaga flava encodes:
- the coaA gene encoding type I pantothenate kinase, which translates to MTTSLKRERYTPYITFSRKEWAETSSGALLQLQDYYDLEQLHGMNEPLTQEEITQIYLPLAHLLNLYVKSSQQLHKATSNFLGSQAMKVPYIIGIAGSVAVGKSTTARVLQRLLQAWPDHPRVDLVTTDGFLYPNKTLDANSLMNRKGFPESYDIKRLIHFLADVKSGKERVAAPLYSHLEYDVLPGQLQWIEQPDIVIVEGVNVLQVKPQQQQQKDPAVFVSDFFDFSIYVDAAEKDIRKWYISRFESLRATAFQNPESFFHRYAHLSDTATVELATQIWEDINKPNLEQNIAPTRYRASLILEKGHHHFVQSVKLRKT; encoded by the coding sequence ATGACCACGTCCCTTAAAAGAGAACGATATACTCCCTATATCACCTTCTCCCGTAAAGAATGGGCAGAAACCAGCAGCGGCGCACTGTTGCAGCTGCAGGATTATTACGACCTGGAACAGCTGCATGGTATGAACGAACCACTCACACAGGAAGAAATCACGCAGATATATCTGCCCCTGGCACATCTGCTCAACCTGTACGTGAAATCATCTCAACAGCTGCATAAAGCCACCAGCAACTTCCTCGGCAGCCAGGCCATGAAAGTACCTTATATCATCGGTATCGCCGGCAGCGTAGCCGTAGGCAAAAGCACCACCGCACGCGTGTTACAACGTCTGCTCCAGGCATGGCCCGACCATCCGCGCGTAGACCTCGTCACCACCGACGGTTTCCTTTATCCCAACAAAACACTGGATGCCAATAGCCTGATGAATAGAAAAGGCTTTCCGGAAAGTTATGATATCAAAAGGCTCATCCATTTCCTCGCAGATGTAAAATCAGGTAAGGAAAGAGTAGCCGCCCCACTCTATTCCCACCTGGAATATGATGTGCTGCCTGGCCAGCTGCAATGGATAGAACAACCCGATATCGTGATTGTAGAAGGTGTAAACGTATTGCAGGTAAAACCACAGCAACAACAACAAAAAGATCCGGCCGTTTTCGTATCTGATTTTTTTGATTTCTCCATCTATGTAGATGCCGCCGAAAAAGATATCCGCAAATGGTATATCTCCCGCTTCGAATCCCTGCGGGCTACCGCTTTCCAAAACCCGGAATCTTTCTTCCACCGCTATGCACACCTCTCCGATACTGCTACCGTGGAACTGGCCACCCAGATATGGGAAGATATCAACAAACCTAACCTTGAGCAAAACATCGCACCCACCAGATACCGCGCCAGTCTGATACTGGAAAAAGGACATCATCATTTTGTGCAGTCTGTGAAACTCCGCAAAACATAA
- the tssD gene encoding type VI secretion system tube protein TssD — translation MSFKSVFTVNGENYNVQHVSYDLNQETDATGRPSAITRGGRIRMTVESTGKTDLFEWMVNNFERKDGTITFYKRDTDSKLKTLEFREGYLVKFEESFDYENKNPMVITFTISAREISMGNAKHVNEWV, via the coding sequence ATGTCTTTCAAATCAGTCTTTACAGTAAATGGAGAGAACTACAATGTTCAACATGTCTCCTACGATCTCAACCAGGAAACTGATGCTACTGGACGTCCTTCTGCTATCACCCGCGGTGGTCGTATCAGAATGACAGTAGAATCTACTGGTAAAACAGATCTCTTTGAATGGATGGTAAACAATTTCGAAAGAAAAGACGGTACCATCACTTTCTACAAAAGAGATACGGATTCCAAATTAAAAACACTGGAATTCAGAGAAGGTTACCTGGTAAAGTTTGAAGAGTCTTTCGACTACGAAAACAAAAACCCTATGGTAATCACCTTTACCATTTCTGCCCGTGAAATTAGCATGGGCAACGCTAAACATGTTAATGAGTGGGTATAA
- the tssO gene encoding type VI secretion system TssO, with product MQVLNKQERTVSFLWFLLFFIVTVALFVLAIFFNYQVPARENASLRKELSTFREEQAFQAEFLQKLDKVKHNLDSINLPNQNANYMDQVIAASLAEMRNSIPKDVVTHYALYDNVVQACLSLQQAKQQLRELQNAQQNIAGLKEQVMDLTGKLESKSRDLDNCRQMLLLNSRAH from the coding sequence ATGCAAGTATTAAACAAGCAGGAGAGGACCGTTTCCTTTTTGTGGTTTCTGTTATTTTTTATTGTAACGGTGGCACTGTTTGTATTGGCCATCTTTTTCAACTACCAGGTACCGGCCAGGGAAAATGCCTCCCTGCGTAAGGAGCTAAGTACTTTCCGCGAGGAGCAGGCGTTTCAGGCTGAGTTTCTGCAGAAGCTGGATAAGGTGAAACATAACCTGGACTCTATCAATCTCCCTAATCAGAACGCTAACTACATGGACCAGGTAATTGCCGCCTCTCTGGCAGAAATGCGCAATTCCATCCCGAAAGATGTGGTAACACACTATGCCCTGTATGATAATGTCGTACAGGCGTGCCTGTCATTGCAACAAGCCAAACAACAACTGCGCGAGTTGCAGAATGCCCAGCAAAATATTGCTGGATTAAAAGAACAGGTCATGGACCTCACCGGCAAACTGGAAAGCAAAAGCAGGGATCTTGATAACTGCAGACAGATGTTACTGCTGAATAGCCGCGCCCACTAA
- a CDS encoding TssN family type VI secretion system protein, which produces MRYTAKFYLMLAGVMAIGSIIVALLSRYIKNFSLFKKKALWYLVIMTLIFAVISSIPFLFTHKNLMNQYLFYEVWFLGLGVVHCHFMYTRFWANETTLGSELAFIVAIWLFGGVGFVLVNRLLDKDTFLFYPMLTSMFSFVLPTFVYKTFEKMMAIPVKVHKWWQYPMYKEVPDVNEDEMRDLIVIGLEMEKGHGDRNRTYFRARTPIKMDLGDLFYHFINDYNDRYPNTPIDFVDTNGQAYGWVFHLKPRWFGAAKTLDPAKAVFMNGIKENSVIICNRIMLS; this is translated from the coding sequence ATGAGATACACCGCAAAATTCTATTTAATGCTGGCCGGCGTTATGGCCATAGGATCTATCATAGTGGCTTTGCTCAGCAGATATATTAAAAATTTCAGTCTCTTTAAAAAGAAGGCACTGTGGTATTTAGTAATTATGACGCTGATATTTGCCGTGATTAGTTCCATCCCTTTCCTATTTACCCACAAAAACCTGATGAACCAATACCTGTTTTATGAAGTATGGTTTTTAGGGCTGGGGGTAGTACACTGTCACTTTATGTATACCCGTTTCTGGGCCAATGAAACCACCCTGGGATCTGAACTGGCTTTTATTGTGGCTATCTGGCTGTTTGGCGGTGTTGGATTTGTATTGGTCAACCGGTTGCTGGACAAAGATACTTTCCTGTTTTATCCCATGCTTACCAGCATGTTCTCCTTCGTATTGCCCACCTTTGTATATAAGACCTTTGAGAAAATGATGGCCATTCCGGTGAAAGTGCATAAGTGGTGGCAATATCCCATGTATAAGGAAGTGCCCGATGTGAATGAAGACGAAATGCGCGATCTGATCGTAATAGGGCTTGAAATGGAAAAAGGGCATGGTGATCGTAACCGGACCTATTTCAGGGCCCGTACGCCTATTAAAATGGACCTGGGCGACCTGTTTTATCATTTCATCAATGACTATAATGACCGTTACCCCAATACGCCCATTGATTTTGTGGATACTAACGGACAAGCCTATGGGTGGGTGTTCCATCTCAAACCCAGATGGTTCGGCGCTGCTAAAACACTGGACCCGGCAAAGGCAGTATTTATGAACGGGATCAAAGAAAACAGTGTGATCATCTGCAACAGAATTATGTTATCCTAA
- a CDS encoding PKD domain-containing protein has translation MQKPEKPMAPRKPENERKVNSFRPFGKIASHVDPMVLWTFLGLFLISVILLAFQLDGREDCTTTDIVLSNKQHSTGKAYTVGEVITFNAENSGKKRTSFTWEFGDSSARQTGAQVYHSFSKPGSYMITLSSGKCSWNKEVIIVMGAAATPINAGPDIFPVIDGPGEVFAGRPVTFTNKTPGARSWTWRLLQDNASAHNGSSVTYTFSTPGERTLSLIVNGDTAHMVMKNITVFPARAKQVETQLPDPGFPPPPPPVEEKPKEPEKPRVPAVSDDEFLYMLTQVTSKQKSAGDFSKFLCDNLSARVLLNDKDTDNFTHFCSRIYGKKKFKIEKVNLVKDANGCVKEIRIMYDRKKVLGIF, from the coding sequence TTGCAAAAACCAGAAAAACCGATGGCCCCTCGTAAACCCGAAAATGAACGTAAAGTAAATTCATTCAGACCCTTTGGAAAAATTGCCAGTCATGTAGACCCCATGGTACTGTGGACCTTTCTCGGTCTTTTTCTGATCAGCGTGATCCTGCTTGCCTTTCAGCTCGACGGCCGTGAAGACTGCACCACTACCGACATTGTACTCAGTAATAAACAACATAGCACCGGTAAAGCCTATACGGTAGGCGAAGTCATCACCTTTAACGCTGAAAACAGTGGTAAAAAAAGAACCAGCTTCACATGGGAATTTGGTGATTCTTCTGCCCGGCAAACCGGCGCCCAGGTATACCACTCTTTTAGTAAGCCAGGCAGTTACATGATCACCCTTAGCTCCGGTAAATGCAGCTGGAATAAGGAAGTGATCATCGTAATGGGCGCAGCCGCCACACCGATAAACGCAGGCCCGGATATCTTCCCGGTTATCGACGGCCCAGGCGAAGTATTCGCCGGCAGACCCGTTACCTTCACCAACAAAACACCCGGCGCCCGCTCCTGGACCTGGCGCCTGCTGCAAGACAACGCCTCTGCACATAACGGTTCCTCTGTCACCTATACTTTCTCCACTCCCGGAGAAAGGACCCTGTCACTTATTGTAAATGGTGATACTGCTCATATGGTGATGAAGAATATTACTGTATTTCCTGCCAGAGCCAAACAAGTGGAAACACAACTCCCGGATCCTGGCTTCCCGCCTCCTCCGCCACCAGTAGAAGAGAAACCCAAAGAGCCGGAAAAACCAAGAGTGCCCGCCGTTTCTGATGATGAGTTCCTGTACATGCTTACACAGGTTACTTCCAAGCAGAAAAGCGCCGGCGACTTCTCCAAGTTCCTGTGCGACAATCTGTCTGCCCGCGTATTACTGAACGATAAAGACACGGATAATTTCACCCACTTCTGTTCACGTATATACGGCAAGAAAAAATTCAAGATAGAAAAGGTAAATCTGGTCAAAGATGCGAACGGATGCGTGAAGGAAATCAGGATCATGTACGACCGCAAAAAAGTATTGGGTATTTTTTAA
- a CDS encoding GPW/gp25 family protein — MKGKYYKLPMDFSQLLQKKDVPAVTLEESVAQHIHLLITTVLGENKDDPQYGCQWWDSDFDIKASNNEVKEQIENAVKSSVQRYEKRLGQIRVVAAVNQEELALTASRKMKKKIRVTVSGTLAKNNNPFQYSSYFYISPLSYD; from the coding sequence ATGAAAGGGAAATATTATAAGCTACCCATGGACTTCTCCCAGCTGTTGCAGAAAAAAGATGTACCGGCTGTTACCCTGGAAGAATCCGTAGCACAACATATTCATCTGCTCATCACTACCGTACTGGGGGAAAATAAAGACGACCCCCAGTATGGTTGCCAGTGGTGGGACAGCGATTTTGACATCAAAGCCTCCAACAATGAAGTCAAGGAGCAGATAGAAAACGCTGTTAAATCTTCCGTACAGCGATACGAAAAAAGGCTGGGACAGATCAGGGTGGTGGCCGCCGTCAACCAGGAAGAACTGGCGCTGACAGCCTCCAGGAAAATGAAAAAAAAGATACGGGTAACCGTTAGCGGCACCCTGGCCAAAAACAACAACCCCTTCCAGTACAGCAGCTATTTTTATATCAGCCCACTGTCATATGATTGA
- a CDS encoding type VI secretion system baseplate subunit TssF, with protein MKEKKERIKDRMLKTAARLWGYPDAEVETSFDPIVQLLLEACASELEKISGEVDVSHARLVERLAQIMMPEPITSSQPAFGILHAMSTEAMADIQADHQFYYHTKAGHNTQDLFFSPVTAHRLFKGFVQYLAIGNKLYETRDNWFKEQVLQGHYQPDTATNDLWIGLSLEDAKMNYEGMSFFFDLRNIHQQEMFYHYLPLARFFINDTEVPVKAGYHHSRPAEEEDIERMVEVAVDTNARYSQHVMQRFRRHFLTITDTRIHTSGNTPAFLIRLFGQEADKLPKDLQWIRIEFPEALHHTLLEDLYCSINCFPVINKKNNEQSLKLNRYLNIIPLQTPDIFFDIKRVYDLEGTDYYVRNFSTAGQMQEGELVVRSSGIGRFDTREAKEVIAYLMEVVRDESSLFEEVKNDYVTNRMRELHQLIASLEEQLQPGSNKGNIPYVMVKPKENAAYIFIEFYSTNGTVANNIRMGSKLLEYGSIQTKPGSITLLTNTQGGKDRLNIDEKINLYRSHLLSHNRIVTPEDMKTLCRTIFGKEMKSASVAKGVSLQPGGNAGYVRTIDIRLTLVQPVASYPAANLNYLKEELLLQLEEKSANTFPFRIFINEVLM; from the coding sequence ATGAAAGAAAAAAAAGAAAGGATAAAAGACCGTATGCTGAAAACCGCTGCACGCCTGTGGGGATACCCCGACGCGGAAGTGGAAACCTCTTTTGACCCCATCGTACAGCTGTTGCTTGAAGCCTGTGCCAGCGAACTGGAAAAGATCTCCGGCGAAGTAGATGTATCACACGCCCGCCTGGTGGAGAGACTGGCCCAGATTATGATGCCCGAACCCATTACCAGCAGCCAGCCTGCATTCGGCATCCTGCACGCCATGTCTACCGAAGCAATGGCAGACATTCAGGCTGATCATCAGTTTTATTACCATACCAAAGCTGGACACAATACCCAGGACCTCTTTTTTTCCCCGGTTACCGCCCACCGTTTGTTCAAAGGATTTGTACAATACCTTGCCATCGGCAATAAGCTGTACGAGACCCGTGACAACTGGTTCAAGGAACAGGTGCTGCAAGGCCATTATCAGCCCGATACAGCCACTAACGATCTTTGGATAGGGCTATCCCTGGAAGACGCCAAAATGAACTACGAAGGCATGTCCTTTTTCTTTGACCTTCGTAATATTCATCAGCAGGAAATGTTCTACCATTACCTGCCCCTGGCCCGCTTTTTTATTAACGATACAGAAGTACCGGTAAAAGCAGGCTACCATCACAGCCGCCCCGCCGAAGAAGAAGACATTGAAAGGATGGTGGAAGTAGCCGTAGATACCAACGCCCGCTACAGCCAGCATGTAATGCAACGGTTTCGCAGACATTTCCTGACGATAACAGACACGCGTATACATACGTCTGGTAATACGCCTGCATTCCTGATACGCCTGTTTGGCCAGGAAGCAGACAAACTACCCAAAGACCTGCAGTGGATCCGGATAGAATTCCCCGAAGCCCTGCACCATACACTGCTGGAAGATCTGTACTGCAGTATCAACTGTTTTCCGGTCATCAACAAAAAAAACAACGAACAATCACTTAAGCTCAACCGCTACCTCAATATCATCCCCCTGCAGACACCCGATATCTTCTTCGATATCAAAAGGGTTTATGACCTGGAGGGAACGGATTATTATGTACGTAACTTCTCTACTGCAGGCCAGATGCAGGAAGGAGAACTGGTGGTGCGCAGCAGCGGCATTGGCCGCTTTGATACCCGCGAAGCCAAAGAAGTGATCGCTTATCTGATGGAAGTGGTACGGGATGAAAGCTCACTCTTCGAAGAAGTAAAAAACGACTACGTTACCAACCGTATGCGGGAGCTGCATCAGCTCATCGCCTCATTGGAAGAACAATTGCAACCGGGTTCCAACAAAGGAAACATCCCCTATGTAATGGTGAAGCCCAAAGAAAATGCGGCTTACATCTTCATAGAGTTTTATTCCACCAACGGCACTGTTGCCAACAATATCCGTATGGGCAGCAAACTGCTGGAATATGGCAGTATACAAACCAAACCGGGCAGCATTACCCTGCTCACCAATACACAAGGAGGCAAAGACCGTTTAAACATTGACGAGAAAATAAACCTCTATCGTTCACATCTGCTTTCGCACAACAGGATTGTGACACCGGAAGACATGAAGACATTATGCCGCACCATTTTCGGAAAGGAAATGAAGAGTGCCAGTGTAGCAAAAGGTGTTAGCCTGCAACCTGGTGGCAATGCGGGTTATGTAAGAACGATTGATATACGGCTTACACTGGTGCAGCCGGTGGCCAGCTATCCTGCTGCTAACCTGAATTATCTGAAAGAAGAGTTATTACTCCAGCTGGAAGAGAAGTCTGCCAACACATTTCCGTTTCGTATATTCATCAATGAGGTACTGATGTGA
- a CDS encoding lytic transglycosylase domain-containing protein, whose amino-acid sequence MKRCYLTVLLVCCLLCTGMAQQIDFCGEVVPMERDFVSFRLMDVIKRNLRYQGYLPALRSKAEMFFPVIEPILQQYQVPLDFKYLPIVESGLTNATSPVGAQGVWQIMPGTAADLGLTVSAGYDERNHLIKATHAACRLIRILHDQLKSWTLAAAAYNAGAGNISKNIRRQGSSDYYQLLLNNETAQYIYKIIAIKQLFESPELYMPGFGYNVFAKSGSTGSVFARPQTPLSGDVKDFNTIRINVGGKALPRKTTAVYAARLQNNTAFKDGELVSIRMLDNMQANGVYVGRDANLSGKGWIVSNRVYVDLGFGNAVVLCAADGKKGVPLDLLKTGGEVKLLSAEAHISTSLMNIRNGNVLADFSSSWSNNSSFR is encoded by the coding sequence ATGAAACGCTGCTATCTTACAGTGTTGCTCGTTTGTTGTCTGCTGTGCACAGGAATGGCGCAGCAGATAGATTTTTGTGGAGAAGTGGTACCCATGGAGAGGGATTTTGTGTCTTTCCGCCTGATGGACGTTATCAAAAGAAACCTCCGCTACCAGGGCTACCTGCCGGCATTACGTTCCAAGGCAGAAATGTTTTTTCCCGTCATAGAACCTATCCTGCAGCAGTATCAGGTGCCGCTGGATTTCAAATACCTGCCTATCGTGGAAAGTGGACTTACCAACGCCACCTCTCCGGTAGGCGCCCAGGGTGTATGGCAGATCATGCCAGGTACCGCCGCCGATCTGGGTTTGACAGTCAGTGCAGGCTATGATGAACGGAATCATCTGATCAAAGCCACCCATGCGGCTTGCAGGCTGATACGGATACTGCATGATCAGTTAAAATCATGGACCCTGGCTGCCGCCGCGTATAATGCAGGCGCCGGTAATATCTCCAAAAATATCCGCCGCCAGGGCAGCAGCGATTATTATCAACTGCTGCTGAACAACGAAACAGCACAGTATATCTACAAAATCATCGCTATTAAACAGCTATTCGAAAGTCCTGAGTTATACATGCCGGGCTTCGGATACAACGTGTTTGCCAAATCCGGCAGCACAGGTTCGGTATTTGCGAGACCGCAAACACCGCTATCCGGCGATGTCAAAGATTTTAATACCATCCGTATCAATGTGGGTGGGAAAGCGCTTCCCCGGAAAACAACAGCTGTTTATGCAGCCCGTTTGCAAAACAATACTGCCTTCAAAGATGGTGAGCTGGTTAGCATCCGCATGCTCGATAATATGCAGGCCAATGGCGTGTATGTTGGGCGTGATGCCAACCTGTCGGGCAAAGGATGGATTGTCAGCAACAGAGTGTACGTTGATCTGGGCTTTGGTAATGCCGTTGTATTATGCGCTGCCGATGGCAAAAAAGGAGTACCACTCGATCTATTAAAGACCGGTGGCGAAGTAAAGCTGCTGAGCGCAGAAGCTCACATCAGTACCTCATTGATGAATATACGAAACGGAAATGTGTTGGCAGACTTCTCTTCCAGCTGGAGTAATAACTCTTCTTTCAGATAA
- a CDS encoding DUF5458 family protein — MAELQKNEELQNQQSTGQPSAQKEASLSQNVEELAKYGGFDLLEAAIEGAQNLNPERKARRNIFLTEAGKKSERDKLKKTLSLWEKVLSEATELPDMVEFCNNHAAESEQVLNKNLGEAVDTTRELEQAYRNVALFFKNTESDKVKNISFINVELDQLKDLDNTRFIDAVQAELVNNYDRLDLRSNYSLLVVPGYLGSNKVLEKWAKIAHENKVMLVTDFAHLDAPDDVMEMFELANLTGGEIHRSNVIMSCNWLVGRGKFDEVGEEDHLYVPPSGALAGKIYKTLMSQVTAGKKFGGMNEVDGVRFELKKSEIASLEKMGLVPMVKEYGKVMAFSAKTLFNGDNLGLQTYSVVRVFDFVTKVLMDFLNRRAFENFNANTRKDLMKQIIRFLDGITGPDKLIEDFNIRRFEQDPVQKDRIHLDIHLKPYFPAKNFLIKMEGQKGDDAADWDTTYEQDK, encoded by the coding sequence ATGGCAGAATTACAGAAAAACGAGGAACTGCAGAACCAGCAAAGCACTGGTCAACCTTCAGCACAAAAAGAAGCCAGCCTCTCTCAAAATGTGGAGGAACTGGCCAAATACGGCGGCTTCGACCTCCTCGAAGCAGCGATCGAAGGCGCGCAGAACCTCAACCCCGAGCGCAAAGCACGCCGTAATATCTTTCTCACGGAAGCCGGTAAAAAATCTGAAAGAGATAAACTCAAAAAAACACTCTCACTCTGGGAAAAAGTGCTCTCCGAAGCTACCGAACTTCCCGATATGGTGGAGTTCTGCAATAACCACGCTGCAGAATCAGAACAGGTGCTCAATAAAAACCTGGGCGAAGCCGTGGATACCACCCGCGAACTGGAACAGGCCTACCGCAACGTTGCACTGTTCTTCAAAAATACCGAGTCCGACAAAGTGAAAAACATATCTTTCATCAACGTTGAACTCGACCAGCTGAAAGACCTCGATAACACCCGCTTTATTGACGCAGTACAGGCTGAACTGGTGAATAACTACGACAGACTTGATCTGCGCAGCAACTACAGCCTCCTTGTAGTACCCGGCTATCTGGGTTCCAACAAGGTGCTGGAAAAATGGGCCAAAATAGCACACGAAAATAAGGTGATGCTGGTGACCGATTTCGCCCACCTCGATGCTCCGGATGACGTAATGGAGATGTTTGAACTGGCCAACCTCACCGGTGGCGAAATACACCGCTCTAATGTGATCATGTCCTGCAACTGGCTCGTAGGCCGTGGCAAATTTGATGAAGTAGGAGAGGAAGACCACCTCTATGTACCTCCTTCCGGCGCCCTCGCAGGTAAAATCTATAAAACACTCATGTCACAGGTAACCGCCGGTAAAAAATTCGGTGGCATGAATGAAGTAGATGGTGTACGCTTTGAACTGAAGAAAAGCGAAATCGCCAGCCTCGAAAAAATGGGCCTGGTACCCATGGTAAAAGAATACGGAAAAGTAATGGCCTTCAGCGCCAAAACATTGTTCAACGGCGATAACCTCGGCCTGCAGACTTATTCCGTAGTAAGAGTGTTCGACTTCGTTACCAAAGTATTGATGGACTTCCTGAACCGTCGTGCATTTGAAAACTTCAACGCCAACACCCGTAAAGACCTCATGAAACAGATTATTCGTTTCCTTGATGGTATCACCGGGCCGGACAAACTGATTGAAGATTTTAACATACGCCGGTTTGAACAGGACCCTGTTCAGAAAGACCGTATCCACCTGGATATTCATCTGAAGCCTTATTTCCCCGCCAAAAACTTCCTCATCAAAATGGAAGGACAAAAAGGAGATGATGCTGCAGACTGGGATACTACCTATGAGCAGGATAAATAA